One Nicotiana tomentosiformis chromosome 4, ASM39032v3, whole genome shotgun sequence genomic window carries:
- the LOC104121578 gene encoding protein PHOSPHATE-INDUCED 1-like, which translates to MSSSLISNSTHFFLKLFLLISFFNVCFASRKLTALVQEPQNQLLQYHKGTLLSGKISVNLIWYGKFKPSQRAIVSDFITSLSSSTPSKADPSVAKWWKTTEKYYHLANSKKSLSLYLGKQVLIENYSLGKSLTQKQIVQLASKGEQKDAINIVLTASDVAVDGFCVNRCGTHESSKGAIIRGKTYKFAYIWVGNSETQCPGYCAWPFHQPIYGPQSPPLVAPNNDVGVDGMVINLASLLAGTATNPFGNGYYQGEADAPLEAASACPGIYAKGAYPGYAGNLLVDKTTGASYNAHGTDGRKYLLPALYDPATSTCSTLV; encoded by the coding sequence ATGTCGTCTTCTCTTATTTCCAATTCGACCCATTTCTTTTTGAAACTCTTTCTTTTGATTTCTTTCTTTAATGTGTGTTTTGCTTCGAGAAAGCTCACAGCTTTAGTCCAAGAACCACAAAATCAACTATTGCAGTACCACAAAGGTACACTTCTTTCCGGCAAAATCTCAGTTAATCTGATTTGGTATGGCAAATTCAAGCCATCCCAAAGAGCAATAGTCTCTGATTTCATCACTTCCCTTTCTTCTTCAACTCCATCTAAAGCCGATCCATCAGTAGCCAAATGGTGGAAGACCACTGAAAAATACTATCATCTCGCCAATTCCAAAAAATCCCTTTCACTCTATTTGGGCAAGCAAGTGCTAATTGAAAATTATTCCCTAGGAAAATCACTGACCCAGAAACAAATTGTCCAATTGGCATCAAAGGGTGAACAAAAAGATGCCATTAACATTGTTTTGACCGCCTCTGATGTTGCAGTCGATGGGTTCTGTGTCAATCGCTGTGGAACCCATGAGTCTTCTAAAGGAGCTATTATTAGGGGCAAGACTTACAAATTTGCTTATATCTGGGTTGGTAATTCAGAGACACAATGTCCTGGCTATTGTGCCTGGCCATTCCACCAGCCAATCTACGGACCACAGAGCCCACCACTGGTTGCACCGAACAACGATGTGGGTGTTGACGGAATGGTGATTAACTTGGCTAGCTTATTGGCTGGAACCGCGACGAACCCATTTGGAAATGGTTATTACCAGGGAGAGGCAGATGCACCACTGGAAGCTGCTTCTGCTTGTCCTGGTATCTATGCCAAAGGTGCTTACCCTGGCTATGCTGGAAATTTGTTGGTGGACAAAACTACAGGTGCAAGCTACAATGCACACGGTACAGATGGAAGGAAATATTTACTTCCCGCCTTATATGATCCTGCTACATCTACATGTTCAACTCTAGTCTAG
- the LOC104099785 gene encoding protein PHOSPHATE-INDUCED 1-like yields MSSSFGLKSTHFILKLFLLISFINVCFASRKLTALVQDPQNQLLQYHKGALLSGKISVNLIWYGKFKPSQRAIVSDFITSLSSSTPSKTDPSVAKWWKTTGKYYHLANSKKSLSLYLGKQVLVENYSLGKSLTQKQIVQLASKGEQKDAINVVLTASDVAVDGFCVNRCGTHGSSKGSIIRGKTYKFAYIWVGNSETQCPGYCAWPFHQPIYGPQSPPLGAPNNDVGIDGMVINLASLLAGTATNPFGNGYYQGEADAPLEAASACPGVYAKGAYPGYAGDLLVDKTTGASYNAHGTNGRKYLLPALYDPTTSTCSTLV; encoded by the coding sequence ATGTCTTCTTCCTTCGGTTTGAAATCGACCCATTTCATTTTAAAACTCTTTCTATTGATTTCTTTCATCAATGTGTGCTTTGCTTCAAGAAAGCTTACTGCTTTAGTCCAAGACCCACAAAATCAACTATTGCAGTACCACAAAGGTGCACTTCTTTCCGGCAAAATCTCTGTCAATTTAATTTGGTATGGCAAATTCAAGCCATCCCAAAGAGCAATAGTCTCTGATTTCATCACTTCCCTTTCTTCTTCAACTCCATCTAAAACCGATCCATCAGTAGCCAAATGGTGGAAGACCACTGGAAAATACTATCATCTCGCCAATTCCAAAAAATCCCTTTCCCTCTATTTGGGCAAACAAGTGCTTGTCGAAAATTACTCCTTAGGAAAATCACTGACCCAGAAACAAATTGTACAATTGGCATCAAAGGGTGAACAAAAAGATGCCATTAACGTTGTTTTGACCGCCTCTGATGTTGCAGTCGATGGGTTCTGTGTCAATCGCTGTGGAACCCATGGGTCTTCTAAAGGTTCTATTATTAGGGGCAAGACTTACAAATTTGCTTATATTTGGGTTGGTAATTCAGAGACGCAATGTCCTGGCTATTGTGCCTGGCCATTCCACCAGCCAATCTACGGACCACAGAGCCCACCACTGGGTGCACCGAACAACGATGTGGGTATTGACGGAATGGTGATTAACTTGGCTAGCTTATTGGCTGGAACCGCGACGAACCCATTTGGAAATGGTTATTACCAGGGAGAGGCAGATGCACCACTGGAAGCTGCTTCTGCTTGTCCTGGTGTCTATGCCAAAGGTGCTTACCCTGGCTATGCTGGAGATTTGTTGGTGGACAAAACTACAGGTGCAAGCTACAATGCACACGGTACAAATGGAAGGAAATACTTGCTTCCTGCTTTATACGATCCTACTACATCTACATGTTCAACTTTGGTCTAG